A segment of the Manihot esculenta cultivar AM560-2 chromosome 13, M.esculenta_v8, whole genome shotgun sequence genome:
TTTGTTTAATGGAGCCATGGCTAATGATAGCTCCCTGATTGGCAAGGCAGTGGTTGTCAAGTGTAAGGAGGTATTTCAGGGGCTGAATTCACTGGTGGATGTTGCAGGTGGCACTGGGAATATGGCCAAAGCTATTTCTGATGCATTCCCTGTCTTGAAATGTACTGCGTTGGATCTCCCACATGTTGTTGCTGATTTGGAAGGCAATACGAAGTCGAATTTTCTTGCAGGAGACATGTTCAAGGCTGTTCCTCCTGCAGATGCAATTTTACTGAAGGTATATATTcgtagaaatttattaattaattttctgtatcgaaaatattttatacttataaaattttatacttctttataacatttaatgataaattaatagagaggctaattagtaaattttttaaaatatcaataatattttaatatatttttcaaaatgagAGAtctattaatgaattttttcatgattaaaaagtaaatttttcatatttatatataatataaccaTTTTCTTGAAGGTTAAGGCGAAAATAAATTGACTAATTTTCCTTTACATAAGATTTATAGAATGATTAAAGTGTTTAATTTAGCTTATAGAATTGAGCAAAATATTTATGAACAGTGGATATTACACAACTGGCCAGACGAAGAATGTGTGAAGATACTGAAAAATTGCGAAGAGGCAATTAGAAAAAATGGGAATGAGAAGCAGAGAGGGAATAAGGTCATAATCATTGACATGGTGATGGGAAACCAAACATGGAATAGTATTGAAGAAGATGATAAGATCACTGAAGCACAACTACTGTTTGATATGGAAATGATGTGTTCTGCCATTGGTAAGGAGAGAAATGAAAAGGAGTGGGCAAAGCTCTTTTTGGATTCTGGATTTAGCAACTATAAGGTAATCCCTGTGTCAGGCTCAAGAGCTCTCATTGAGATTTATCCTTAATTAACAATTAGATGACAATTGGATGAGCTTGCTCCTTGATTTCATGTATGATACGAAGAAATAAGAGTTAAATGCTGAACTATTTGAAGAATGAAGATTTTATAGGTGTATGTTCATAATTAGACCAAGTTTTATGAATTATGAAGGGATTATGGTTGTTATCTGTGTAGATATataaattcatgaatatgttttccctatatttaaaaattcatgaatatatgttttttttatatactaTTCAATATTtcgattaatttaatatttcatatcCAACCCTCgaatttaatttcatttcacTTCTTGgatgtataaatatatttttattgtaaatgaTGGAATCTCTCATTTTATTgcgtttaatatttataatttctttttatttatttaaatttatgaaagtttaaatttaatgtctcaattttaatgatattatttattattattaaaattaattaatgattataTCATATTAGTTTTATAATCACTAAATTGATTAGAAAATTTACAAGATATTTAAAATGATCAAAGAAGCTAGATTCATTTAGTAACAATTTTTTTATCactatttaagaaaaataaatgccACTATTTTTGGCATAAAACCATTTAAGTAACGAAACAagacatcaaagggaaagggtGAGACAGAAAATAATAGACAagacaaaaaaatattaatgaaaatgaCATGATGTCATATGATTGatctaatttaatataataatagtattttattttccaGGAAAATGAAAGCTTTTTAATTACTCGCATGTTAAACCTGAAAGATAATGAAATCATATTAATATCAACATTGATAAATTGCAAGTTGAAAATGTGGGGTTGGATGAATCAGAGTAGACCTGCTAGAGTTTGGTTcagattttgaattaaattgctAGACTTGATCAATGACTCTAAgtgtatgatttttttttcttttttgaatggGTGTGAATTGATTTTTGATTTTATATAAGAAGGGATCAAAATCGATATAATTGagtcaaattattaaaatattaaaaaaaatttgttaaCTGTATATATCAAGTGTACATATACTCatttaatatatgaaatattattattttaaatttaataataagagctatcatgattttaaatttaagataaataagttaataataataatagaaatttcTCATAGATTCacgttttttttttcacattataaaatgaaaaatataaatcaagCCCCACCACTTAAACCAATTATGGGTTTGATTATGTCACAATTTTCTTTGTTATAGTTTCCTTGTCTATCTCATTTGGCTGTTGTGTTTGTCTTTATTCCTTTCTTTCTCGTTCTTTGAGTTTATAGATCAAGGTTTACAGAGACgagagattttttattttaagatcAGGAGAAGGTGCTTTGTAAAGTGAATTTACTTTTTGATCGGAAAACTTCTCACTTATTGAATGATGGTAACTTAAGATTGAATTTTACTTTATTGAAAAACGTTACAATACACTTTCATCGATTATAAAACTGAAATTTTGTTCTATATGCATCCTCTATGTGTTTGAAGAATTAACCTATTTAACTGTCACAGTGGTTTTTGTTCTATATGCATCCTCCGTGTGTTTGAAGGATTAACCTATTTAACTGTGACAGTGGTTTAGATGGTGTATTGttataaaatcattaattttataatataaaatttactttttttttatgctgatactttttaaatttgtagtttgaaattattctaattttatataaataataatatttttttaacaattttaagaaTACATTCAACTGTATTAATATGATATTGATACTGTATTATAATCGCTCAAAATAAGTAATGAGTTGTTACTATTAAACGGAGTTACGTGACcagaatttaataataagtgATTAATGCGGTCTCACCCGATATAAGAAAGACCCGGACATATCAAACACTTGGTTCGACATAAAGACTCACCATCTCCAGGATGGAACAAATATTGGTATAAAATTACCGTTAAATAATGAGAGTCCAGTATATCTCCGTTATGTCTGTAATCGCGGGGTCATCAATCTATTAGCTGGCAATATCTCTTATTAAGCAATCGGCTACATCATCGCCGGATTACcggaaaatattatatttatctccacctttttatacaatataaaaaaggaaaaaacacaGAGGTAAAGGTACGTTATTCTCTTACACCATTCAAATTCTAACCAATTCATTACATTCTCCTAATTCTTcagtatactgacttgagtgtccGAGTGGCGGCTGTGGGCACCCACCAACTCACATTCTCTTCTTTGCAGGTCTAACCAATTACAATGTAGCTCCATTCCGACCATGTCatcaatttaatctctataacaTTATTTGGTTCCGTTGTTGGGAAATCTGttgaattctctctattcatttAGATTAAAATCGGTCCCTTGTTCCTTTTCTCTCGAAAAAAGAAATCTCTCATCTCTATCTTTTGAAGTGGTCAGAATTATACATGTCATTATAGGAGGACCTGATAAGggtaaagaaaaaataagtgtATAGCATAAGACGTCTTGTCAGTTGATCGAGAACCATGGGCCAAGCAAGAGGTAAGGCTCGGTCCTGCTGACAAAGCGATTGGTTTCTTTCAGAATGACCCGTTGGTCATTAAGATCCTCCTGAACTTGTATGAGGTAAGGCGAGTATTGGTGGATAGAGGTAGTTCTATTAACTTTCtcatcataaatatttttaacaagttaggcTTCGACAAAAATAATCTTACCAAAATCTCTTATCCATTAGTAGAATTAGGAGATAAGATCGTGGCAGTGCTAGATACCATCAATCTCTTCTTGatactgaaaaataaaaaatataggcGAGAGTTATATGCAGAGTTTGCGGTGGTAGATATCTCATTTGTGTACAACGTGATACTTGGCCGTCCAGTCCTAAACGGCCATGGTATTGTTATTAATATGGGTGCTATGTGTATTAAGCTACCAGCTCCAGGGGGAATAGCCATAGTCCAAGGTAATCCGAAGTTGGTCAAAGAAGGTCACGGGCACATATCAAAAAGTTTCAGGAAAGCAACAATGCCTATCGACTTACTGGAGAAACTGGAATCTCACGTAAAGGCAGAGCCAACAGACCCAATAGATGAGGACTAGCTAGGTAAGGAACAAAAGGTATGGTTCAATACTGCATTAACCGGTGAAATAAATACCTATTTGATAGAGTTGCTAAAGAGCTAAGTAACCACTTTCGCTTGGTCTTCAAAAAATATAACAGGTGTGGATCTGACTCTCATCactcataagctatctattgaCAAAACCATTAAACCagtc
Coding sequences within it:
- the LOC122721619 gene encoding probable O-methyltransferase 3; its protein translation is MSFFTLQKTADQESYLLTPASRLLLKDNPLSTSSFVLLALDQVLLETYNCMSTWFQKDEPNPFVTVFGEPLWEYASHEARVNNLFNGAMANDSSLIGKAVVVKCKEVFQGLNSLVDVAGGTGNMAKAISDAFPVLKCTALDLPHVVADLEGNTKSNFLAGDMFKAVPPADAILLKWILHNWPDEECVKILKNCEEAIRKNGNEKQRGNKVIIIDMVMGNQTWNSIEEDDKITEAQLLFDMEMMCSAIGKERNEKEWAKLFLDSGFSNYKVIPVSGSRALIEIYP